GTGAACCCGGCGTTGATCGGGATCATCCTGGGGATCGACCGCTTCCTGGACATGTGCCGGACCACGCTGAACGTGACCGGCGACATCACCGCGGCGGTCTACGTCGCGCGGTCGGAGCGCTTCCCGCTGCTGGACGAGGCGCCCGCGCCGCGGCGCGATGCGGCGGTGGTGTTGGCGGCCCCGTCAGCCGCAGACGGCGCTGCCGAGGCCGCCTCGCCGGCCGGCGAGGTCTCGCCGTGAGGCTCGGACGCCGGCGCGCCGCGCTCACGCGCGGAGCAGCGAAGCGGCGGCGAGGAAGCCGGCAGCGACCGCGATGAGCACGACCAGGAGCAGCCGCGTGCGTCGCAGCGGCCGCCGCACATGGATCAACGGACTCTGCGCCAGCGTGGGAGCGATCCGGGCGACGCTGGACGTCGCCATGACGGCCGCCTGGAGAGGCGTCGGGCGCGAGATGGTGTTGGGGCGTCGACGTGTGGGCATGTGTTCGGGTACCGCTCGGCTACGCGCGGGGAGAGGAAGGGAAGCGCGAGGTGGTGGAGGATGAACGCGAGCGGCACGACCGCGCCGCGACCCCGGCACGGTCGTGCACGTGACGAGAAACTAACGGCGCGGCGGCGCGCGGACAAGCCGGCGCCCCGCGCCGTCGCGATCCGACGGCCGGAGGCAGGCCGTGGCCACGCTCCGGCCCGTGCGGGCATGGCTCGCCGCCGACCCGCGCGGCAACGCCTCCGGTACAGTTCATGAAGCTCCGCCTTGCCGGGGCGTGGGCTCCGCGCGGGCGCGGGCGGGCGGCAGCACGGTGGCGGCGCAGCCGGCCCCGGCGCGACTCGGGGTTTGCGACGGCCGCGCGCGTTTGGCGGCCGTACCCCGGCACACCGGCAGCACACCCGAGCCGGGGACGCAGACATTGCTGGCCGGGCCCCGGTTTCCCGCGGAGGAACAGCATGCGGCGGCGGACCTGGATCGGGCTCATCGGCTGGCTGGCGCTCTGCTACGCCGTGGCGGCGTTCGGCTCGCGGTTCGAGGCGGGGGCGTGGTACGACCAGCTCACCAAGCCCGCGCTCACGCCGCCCGGCTGGGTGTTCGGCGTCGTCTGGTCCGTGCTGTACGGCCTCATGGCGATCGCGGCGTGGCTCGTCTGGAAACGCCGCGGGTTCGCCGGCGCCCCCTGGGCGCTCGGCGCGTTCCTCGTCCAGCTCGCCCTCAACGCCGCCTGGTCCTGGCTCTTCTTCGGCAGCCACCGCATCGGCCTCGCCCTGCTGGAGATCCTGGCGCTCTGGAGCGCCATCGCGATCACCATGCTGCTCTTCTGGCGTCACCGTGGCCTCGCCGCGTTGCTGCTCGTCCCCTACCTGCTCTGGGTGACGTTCGCGACCGGCCTGAACTTCGAGTTCTGGCGCCTCAACGCAGCGTGACGGGGAATCGGCAGCGACGGCTCGCTGCACCGACGGCACGCGCCGGACACACCGCGCCGCACCCTCGCCCCGGGCTTCCCACGGGCGCGGAACCCGCCTAGGTTTGGGGATCCAGCGGATCCAATCGGCGATCACCCGAACGCGAGGGGCAGCCATGTCTCGGGGACCGATCCTGACCCGCGCGGCGATCACGGCCGCCGCGGCGATCGTGAGCGCGTGCGGCGCCGCGCCGCAGGACGATCCGGCCGACGACGAGCCGGGGACCGGGGCCGAGGGAA
The nucleotide sequence above comes from bacterium. Encoded proteins:
- a CDS encoding TspO protein, which codes for MRRRTWIGLIGWLALCYAVAAFGSRFEAGAWYDQLTKPALTPPGWVFGVVWSVLYGLMAIAAWLVWKRRGFAGAPWALGAFLVQLALNAAWSWLFFGSHRIGLALLEILALWSAIAITMLLFWRHRGLAALLLVPYLLWVTFATGLNFEFWRLNAA